In Gossypium raimondii isolate GPD5lz chromosome 12, ASM2569854v1, whole genome shotgun sequence, a single window of DNA contains:
- the LOC105764767 gene encoding LOW QUALITY PROTEIN: BTB/POZ and TAZ domain-containing protein 1 (The sequence of the model RefSeq protein was modified relative to this genomic sequence to represent the inferred CDS: substituted 1 base at 1 genomic stop codon): MSSASELPEPDVQILTSSGVRIPAHSSILAMVSPVLDNIMERPVEHGSSERVIPILGVPCDAVTAFIKYLYNSMCTEEQMEKYGIHLLVLSHVYLVPQLKQRCSRGVSQRLTVENVVDVLQLTGLCDVPDLYLKCLKQVTARFKAVEQTEGWKFMQEHDPWLELHILXFMDEAESRKKRRWRQRKEQRLYLQLSDGLECLEHICREGCTTVGPYDVETAKKPSPCDKYATCQGVQMLIKHLVLCKRRASGVGCCRCNRMWQLLRLHSSICDHPDSCRVPLCRQFKWKANRK, encoded by the exons ATGTCCTCCGCCTCTGAATTACCCGAACCAGATGTCCAGATCCTTACTTCCAGCGGCGTCCGCATCCCCGCTCACTCCAGCATCTTG gcAATGGTGTCGCCAGTGCTGGACAACATAATGGAAAGGCCAGTTGAGCATGGGAGCTCTGAGAGAGTTATCCCCATTCTCGGCGTTCCATGCGACGCCGTTACCGCTTTTATTAAATACCTCTATAATTCCAT GTGCACGGAGGAGCAAATGGAGAAATATGGAATTCACCTGCTAGTATTATCACACGTTTATTTGGTGCCACAGCTGAAGCAGCGGTGCAGCAGGGGAGTGAGTCAGCGGCTGACGGTGGAGAATGTGGTGGACGTGCTCCAACTCACCGGGCTCTGCGACGTACCCGACCTTTACCTCAAGTGCTTGAAGCAGGTCACCGCCCGTTTCAAAGCTGTCGAGCAAACCGAAGGCTGGAAATTCATGCAGGAACATGATCCCTGGCTGGAGCTCCACATTCTCTGATTTATGGACGAAGCTGaatcg agaaaaaagagaaggtGGCGTCAGAGGAAAGAACAGCGCTTGTATTTACAACTAAGCGACGGACTCGAGTGTTTGGAGCACATTTGCAGGGAAGGGTGCACAACGGTGGGGCCGTACGACGTCGAGACGGCAAAGAAACCGAGCCCCTGCGACAAGTACGCGACGTGCCAAGGTGTCCAGATGTTGATAAAGCATTTGGTTTTGTGTAAGAGAAGGGCAAGTGGCGTAGGCTGCTGTCGCTGCAACCGCATGTGGCAGCTCCTTAGACTCCATTCCTCCATCTGTGATCACCCTGATTCTTGCAGGGTTCCACTTTGCAG GCAATTCAAATGGAAAGCAAACAGAAAATGA